AAGACTTAATGCTCATCGATCTACACCGATTGACGTTTCAAAAATTCTTTAGGCGTGACCCCCACTAAGCGTTTGAAGTGACGGCTAAGATGGCTTTGATGGCTAAATCCTAGATTCAAGGCAACCTCAGCTACACTCATTCCCTGCAAAAGCAATTGTTTTGCTCGATTGATTCTGCACTGAATCACATATTGATGCGGAGTGAGTCCTGTGGATTGTTTGAATAAAGCAGAAAAATAACTGGGACTGAGGTGAGCGATCGCCGCTAGAGACATTAACGTCAAGTTCTGATCCAAGTGGTGATCAATGTACGCCATGACTTGTTTCAACTGTTGTTGGGATAATCCCTGGAGTGGTAGATTAATTAACTTTTGTGTTGAATAGTGGCGTAATAAATGAGTGACAAGTGTTGTCGTGAGTGACTCAACATAAAGATGATTTTCTGATTCATGATTCTCAAGCTCAGATTTGAGTGCCCACCCAATTCCATAAATGAGCGGATCAGCTCGGCTAAAACTGGGAATGAGTTCAGGATTGCTGGTGGAGATCCTTTCAGGTGTGTATTGTTCAAAAAGGGTTGAATTGAATTTAAGCAGAATAAAGTGGCATTCCTTCTCCCATATCGCCCCGTTATAGACATGAGCCGGAATGACTGTAATATCTCCCGGTTTTGTTTGCTCAAATTCAAAACGCTGTGGCGGCAAGTATTCAACGAGGGGAGACAATAATTGCTGTGTATGAATGATAATTTGAGACTCGTTTAAAGCATTCTCAGGAACTTGATGGGGAGGTTGCTGATGATATTCCAGATGAAGTCCACTCCACTGGGTGCGATCGCTAGAGAGCAATGGAGCTTTAGGGTAAAGTGGCAAAACATTCGCGTTCCTGTCATCATCGGTCATGATCATCTGCTAACCCCCTCAGCATTGTCACCATCAATTTAAGAACCTGCATTGGGAACTGGATACTGGTCAAACCGTTGCATCAAGTCGAGGAGTTCTTCCTGGCTCGGTTGCCGTCCATCTTTCGTCAGTTCAGCCAATCCCTCAAAATACTGCTCACGCGAATCAGCAGGGCAGAATAAAATCAACAAAGTTGCCGGAGTCTGACCCGCGTTAGAAAATCCGTGCGGTATATTTTCGGGCACGAGGATAAAGG
The nucleotide sequence above comes from Oscillatoria sp. FACHB-1407. Encoded proteins:
- a CDS encoding helix-turn-helix transcriptional regulator: MTDDDRNANVLPLYPKAPLLSSDRTQWSGLHLEYHQQPPHQVPENALNESQIIIHTQQLLSPLVEYLPPQRFEFEQTKPGDITVIPAHVYNGAIWEKECHFILLKFNSTLFEQYTPERISTSNPELIPSFSRADPLIYGIGWALKSELENHESENHLYVESLTTTLVTHLLRHYSTQKLINLPLQGLSQQQLKQVMAYIDHHLDQNLTLMSLAAIAHLSPSYFSALFKQSTGLTPHQYVIQCRINRAKQLLLQGMSVAEVALNLGFSHQSHLSRHFKRLVGVTPKEFLKRQSV
- a CDS encoding cupin domain-containing protein, with product MEGEVELILGDRRIIAEPKTFILVPENIPHGFSNAGQTPATLLILFCPADSREQYFEGLAELTKDGRQPSQEELLDLMQRFDQYPVPNAGS